The window GAGCAACATGTAGGGGAAGGAACTGTTGCTGCTGAGTCAAGTGAAGGTCTTCAAATTGACCATTCTCCGCCAAAAACTGAGACCCGACGgagattaaagaagaaagcgcAAAAACACCTTGATCTCATGAACGACTTTCCCTTTGACGAGCCAGAAACCGACCTGTCTAAAATTCAGTTCAAGTATTTCTCAACTGCCACTGAATCTCCACCAGAAGATCTAGTGGAAAAGCAAGCCACTGTTACTCAacatgaggaacatgccaagaaccCTACAAATCCAAGTCAAGCTGCACCAATTGAGCCAACTCATACCCTAACTCCACCTCCATCACAAAGTGTTGATAACTCAGCTCAACAACCTCATAAAAGTCCAGGTACTCAGTTTGGCAAAGAACCAACACCTCCACCATCGGAAAATCCtacaccagcctctgagtccaatgCTGCAAAGTTTGCATACCtgaatgcaactgagtctggccgTAGGGTCATTGATTCAGCTCAGTCTCTACTTAAAGACTTTCATtctactcaagctgaaggtTGCCAGTCCACTCAAGAGCCCTCTCACCTAACCAGTATCACTCAACTTCTACAAGAACTCCGTAGCCTGAAAGATTTGGTTAGTATTATCACTGCAGTGCAAACCCAGCAACCAAACCAAGAGCAAATGGCCAAACTGACTAAAGTAGTGCTTACCATGGCCACTCATCTGAACTCTCTAGAAGGAAAAATTCAACAATTAtctgaagtcaatccagggtacgtCACTTCCTTTGAGCTTCAAAACTattttgttaagctagcagcggaactgacccCCTCCAGAGCAACTGCCCACACTGAGTCTacaacatctgctgagttgcaagatTGCTTCACCAAGATATATGCTGAGCTAACTAAATCCAGTCCACCAAGCAATACAGAAACTGTCACCACCACCGAGCTCCAACAATGTTTTACTAAGATTCAAGTAGATCTGACAAGTACCCGTGACCTTGTATCCTCTTCCTCTCAATGCACgattgatcaactgagtgagGCAGTGAGACTCTTGAACATTGATCGAGCCCAGATGGACGTTGATCCCATATCCAACACAGAGCTCATGAGCTTCTCGCAAGCTATCATGAAAGCCATGAGGATCAACAATGCACAACGAATGTTCTATGACTCTGCTCTGTTGAAACTATTTCATCAATCTTATAGTCAGGTCACCAGCTCAATTGCCTGCCTCAGCAAAGCCTATGAATGTCTTCTTAGCATGATAAGCAGCTCCCTTCGGGTCCCCAGGCACGTCCAGGATGATAGCATTCCTGTTATTGACAGTTTGGGAGAAAGCACAAAAAGGCTTCAGCGCTATTCCAACTACCTCTCCTCTGCCGCCAGGAATAAAACCTTCCTCTatcaacccgatgatggcaaaacgggggagactagTAAAAGAGGAACTCAGCCTCTGACTTTAGGAACTGCGTCTGCCTCTGggagcaaaggaaaaggcattgctcATGTTGACCCCTCAgcccaaaagaagaagaagtaaatCTAGCCAGTTTATGTCTAGAGTTTGTGTTTAGAAACTTGGCATCTTATCCTGTTATCTGTTTGTTTTGTCGTCTACTGTTTAGGTTGATATACCTTGTTTGTTACTGTTGTCCAAAATCATTTCTTGTTTGTTGATTGTTATTTAAATCCAATATCAGCTCTTTTTCCTCTTCCTGATCTGATCAGTCaagtttgaacaaacaaatcaaaaagacACTAAAAATAAACTAAGAGACAACATCTTTCTAAAAGAGACAAAatgaatgcaacccttacgggggagtcaattcagaaatatcaatcatggggcaacttaaaactgagttccataattatgtattttgccaacatcaaaatgggggagtttgttgaaacacctttccacaagattttgatttgacaaaatcatccatgattaagaggcaattaaatttaaatgctttgatttaactgtactaatatgtttgttgaatcttgagtgcaaaaaatatataaagtaaaagacaggacaaaagtcagcacaagcgaagctgagtagaaaagaactcagcatgacagtaTGGAAGCTGAGGGGAGTTAAAAGTTCagaaaacgaagctgactaaagctaaAGACCTCGTCAGGAGCGtttaaacaaaacggagctgaccttggaggaactcagcataaactATGAACAAATGGAGCTGagtattcatcaggacagcatgaaggatccgttctactaaaagacaaagtctgccaatcatCTGCACCAATAGTTGGTACCTCGAAGATACCTAAGAAGAAtgattccgagagtcatgggatgttggattattggaaacagacaactgtcacaaacaaacaaaacagacgctaaaagacaacctgacgcctgaagtaaaacagaagcagggaatggtgtgcagtctgaagatttccagaaaatgttccccaaaagagccgttttggtagcaacggtcaagacattttaaaatgatcaaatccacaggatttagcctatataaggacaatcgaagaaccaaaACAAACACAGAGAactgaagcatcaaaagaaaaatacaagagagaaagtttcaaaagcactcaaatacaaaaagaatctcacacccacgtttctattctatgtgtaaatgctagattgagttgtaatcatctaaagtgttctttacttcaaaaaggaacaagtctgtgatcaatagcaatattgagagagtaaagctgagtgctaagttgtaagcatttcagtagtaaagaaatctaggtgctgggttgtagcacttagtaggagttgagtagacgaatagaggaaggtactcttgcatattcaactgccttgtaattggtttgtgctctaccgttaaagagctcagtattggattcaaaaagcccggaggactctggagactggacgtaggcagagaggccgaaccaggataagtgatactgagtaatctctgaactctctcttttattacatgtgttgtttgctgaatttactcaacatataaattgtctaagctgaccttgagtaaataagtggtgctgagttagaagctgaccttcaagagtgtcaattctcaactcacgtgaaaacaactttagtcaacttctgactaaagctgtcttcaaacatatctcaccaagctgaccaaaatcagagttaataaactcctaatataacttctggtcagcttagttaaaacgcgaaaaagttatattagttcctaacccccccttggaactaattatcagggaccaacaatgCTAACCCACTTGGCTTCGTGGTCTCACCAGAATCCCACTTCGTgcggagtcaagaaattgatctggagAAAACTCCTTCTGGTCAGGAGAAAGAACAGGGCCACACTGAGGATCAGCTTCACACTGACCAAGTGGATCCTGCTGAGCCAAGTAACCTAGATGTTGCTAAGCAAAGTCAAACTGCTGCTGAGCTTAACACAGGGGATGCTGAGCACCCTGCTGAACCAGTAAAGGATAAGGTTGTGGGAGACCTTGACACTGACCTTGGGGCAAACTCTTCTTCTGAGTCCATtgagtctatccaagctgatccATCTCCTCCAAGGAATCTAGACCTGCTAGATGATTTTCCACTAAGGGCTCCAATCTCCAACCTAACCAAGTTTGATTTCAGGTTCTTCACCAACATTGAGGAACCCACTTCGGACCGAATCAGggaaaaccaagcctctgtttctcaagctgaggaacatgccgaccaaactAGTCCCATTTCTGCCAACACCGCTGCTcaaccttccactgagcaagtgcttgAAGTTCCTGCTTCTCAACCTCAAAAGATAgtaaaggaaaatcctgctcaagtcAGTTCTATGCTGCCTCAATTTGAACCCTCTCCTCAGCATTAGACTGACACTGAATAGCTAAACACCTCTGCTGATCACCATCCTTCTACTCAGCAGAATGATAATTAGTCAGTTCCTGCCACTGACCTAAATCAAAGATCAGCCGCTGATAATACTGGCACTTCAACTTCTGGCCCACACCAAAATCTTCCTCCAACTAGTACTACTAACATTCCGACCACTAAACAACGAGCTGATGAAACCTATGCCTACTTacatgcctctgagtctggaaAAAACATTATtaactcagctcaagctcttctTTAGGATCTTTATCAAGTTCAAGCTGATACTGATGGGTCTGTTCAAATTGAGCCAACTCAAGTTTCCtttgtcactcagcttctgaccGAAATTCGGGGTCTCAAAGACTTGCTGAGTGCCATGACATCTTTTCagtctcaacaacccaagcaagaatcaatAATGAAgttggctgaactccagctaatgatggtgaatcacatgaacGCCATCCAAGGCCAACTTCATGCCTtctcagctgcgaactcaacatcTGGCACATTTGCTGAGCTCACTCAATGCTTTTCAAAGATATccactgagctgaccagtactcGGGATCTCATCGCTTCTTCCTCGCAATGCTCCATTGACCAAAtaggtgaagccattcgcctactcaatctgagcaaagaagaaatggaaactgacctgGTCATgacaaatgagattctgcagAACACTCAGTCCACTCTTGTCCATCTCCAGGATACTCATGCTCAGCGTAAGTTCTATGACTCTGTGCTGCTCAAAATGTTACATCAAGCTTATGCCCGGATGACAGACTCAGTTATGTGGAttgggaagtctcaagaataTCTGCTCAGTATGCTTAATACCCATATTAAACTCCCCATTGACACTATGGTCGATGGTATGGTAGTCTTCGATGGTCTTAGGTtaagtacgagtcaactccaaacATACTCATCCAGATTACAATAGGCTGTTCAGCAAGAGACTTTCAGTGCTCCTTCTCCTCCTCTGAATGAtactggcaaaatgggggagaaaggaAAGCAaactgctggaactcagcagaaaatggGGGAGACAAGTAGGAAGCCAGCTGCCACAACTCAGCAACAACGATCTGCCCCAACCAAACCTAGAAAATAGAACTAGCAATAGTCTTTGCTTGTATCTTACTTTTTGTGGCATGTTTTGGTTAAGCTGAGTGATATCTAATACATGCATCCTTTATCAACTCTGACTATACTTTATGCGATGCTTAACTATTGTGCTTAACTAATATATGCATCCTTTATCAACTCTGACTATACTTTATCTGATGCTTAACTATTGTGCTCATATGCTGATCTGTTATACTTAGTCACTCATTGAACAAACAAGAAGTAACTTGTGAACATTAAAACATAAGTGAAAGTTACTCAGAATACAACTTTGATATCTTTTTGTGACACTGAGCAAAATCAATATTAACACTACTCTGATACCTATAAGTCACACTGAGTAAAAACTAAACTGTTCCAAGCATTGTCCttcttctgaaaactgacctaggctcatctgaattagatcttggaaggtctagaattgaactaagtcagcaaCAACATGTCTTAATTTCTCTCGATTAGTCTTAGAAGGTCTAGAGTTAAATTAAGTCAAtaaatgcaacccttacgggggagtaacgtcagaagaataaaaggtattgcaatcatggggaatctcgatactgagttccattaattaaatattttgccaacatcaaaattgggaagtttgttgaaacacctttctacaagattttgatttgacaaaattatttaagttaatccatgattaagacaattaaatttaagtgctttgatttaattgtactaatataaTTGTTTAATGTTGAGTATATAAGTTAATAAGAACATGAATAAAAGTAAGACATACTGAAGTTAGCATGAGCCACAAAAGCTGAGTACAATACAACTCAACatgatagaagaaaagtcttcatCAGAACAAATGcctgaagacgaagctgactgaAGAAGCTGAATGGAATACAACACAGCCTCATTGGAGAAGAGTCCTCTTCAGAACAGAACacttgaagatgaagctgactgAAGACGCTGAGTAAGTTGTTACTCAGTCTCTGAAAGActtaaagatcgaaggcaacgtaAATCTCGTCAAGCTGAGTATTCGTCAAGTCAGCACCAATGAtctgttagctaaaagacaagatccgacaactgtctgcaccaattcagaagcctcggaaatgTATccaaggaccttttcgagacgcatggatcatcTGGCATTTGGCTAGAAGACAACTtgttgctaaaagacaaacctggcacaagaagacaacactggcaagcctgacgcctgcagaattcagacgacaggattggcctgcgattctgaaagctgaccaatcataTAACACAAGAAgaccgttgaattcaaacgaatctgttcaaattcaaatgattgaagcctCAGGAATTGCTATATAAAGACAAGTTCAAACACTTGGATctttgccgaagtacaaaaagaaaaagagcatacatacaaagcacattcaaacaagaaaaagatcttacaccaaatttctatctctgtgtaaaagctagattgattttttaatcatctaaagtattcttcatctagaaagaacagatttgtatcaattgtaaaagattgagagagtggtgctgagtacttagttttaagtactcagtggtagagaaatctaggtgttgggtTATAACACTTAGTGGGGTTGAGTAGACAAATAGAGGAaagtactcttgcatattcaactgccttgtaaacgggttgtgctctacctttaaagagcacaatattggattgaaaaagccaggagggattctggggactggatgtaggcgaagaggccgaatcaggataagtctgctgagtaatttctaactctctttcaatatatatatttgtatgtgttgcttgatcaAATTGCTCAgaatataaattgtataagctgacactgagtaatcttggtgatgagttggaaactgacctcaagtgttattcccaactcgcaagtaaaacagttctagtcagcctctgactaaagctgtcttacgtctctcgaccgtgctgaccaaaactgagctAAATAActcaaagaattgattaagtcagcatatttaagagaaaaagttacattagttcctaaccccccattggaactaattacacgggaccaacagttcATTGCCTGCCTATGGACCGGGCAGTATGGGCCACCCGTTTAGGCAAAATTCATAGAAAAAAAACGATTTCGTGGTTCAATTCGTCAAATTCCAGTAGTTGTAGGATCGATTCATTATCTCGTCTTCGAAATCATCTCTTTCCGGAGTTCTCGGGTCCATTTTTCAGAAATCCAAATCTTGCCTAAGGAGAGAGAATTTTAagattttgaatgaaaaatgaaaagggcgaAAATGTCCAAGAAGGGGCAACATAACGTGGAAAATATGTGTTAATTTAGTGAGCTACTAAATACCgccccaaattacttatcaccgcccctatttggacttttttacctttctcataattttgattaaaaactgaaaattctctctccaaaatcataaactcgaacaacaataattgaaaggcaaaaagcatcctaaggcccctgatctttcattgtttggtgcattaagccctcaatcttttatttagacacaatgagcccctgatctttcatcatttggtgcattaagccctcgatctttcatttagacacattgagcccttgatctatcatatatgggtgtattaagcccttccataaatcaattaatatataggtttattaagggtaTGTTTGATATGACAACAAATGATATTCTAAAAATAgcaattctaaaataaaaaatatattatacaaattaataaaaataatttaaataaaaaataaaaaatttattgaacacaacaaaactttgtttttcgataattatgttctaaaaataaaaataatgttaaaattgaagcacattttgtgaaaataagaagggtaattttatcaataacaagtaactataaACAAATGTTCATGAAAAAACTTTTCGTGAAAGACTCCAAAATGctgcagtgtccagagaaaatgcgaaacgctgcagttatataaacctaactaaacatgcccttaataaacctatatattaattgatttatgaaagggtctaatacactcatatatgatagatcaagggctcaatgtgtctaaatgaaagatcgaaggtttaatgcaccaaatgatgaaagatcagaggctcaatgtgtctaaataaaagatcgagggcttaatgcaccaaacaatgaaagatcaggggcctcaagATACTTTTTGCCtgattgaaattatgaaaataattaatgtgTGACAACTCGAAcctcgaaaatggatgattacaagtcggaaacattaaaatttacatttttttatcaaagaacttaggaaaataatacatatttttcatgacgattttgtatttttcatcacaaaaaattgaagaatttttcatttttcgtcacaaaaaaattgaacgatttagtatttttcgtcactaaaatttttaaaatttggcctaaacggatgcggcatccatTCAGCCTATAGTGGggacggatgcggcatccgttcaacccatggtgggaacggatggCGCATCCGCCCTCGAAcagatgccgcatccgttcccaccataGGCTGAACGGATGCTGCATCCATTTAGGtccaattttaaaattttttctcaattttttttttcgagttttgaaatttttttataccAAGGGACAAAGTTATCCAAAGGGGCGGTGATAAATAATTTGGAGGTAGCAAATAGCAAAACTCATAATTTATGGTGTGTTTCATTTTGTTTGAAATTCaaatgtttaattaaatttattttatatttaaattgcAATTGTGatccataattttattttattttcgaattTGGTATCTAAACAATTTATAGTCTTGTCTTGTGTAGGAGAATTATTAGAGAGGCAGAGTCCTCTACCTCAGATAGAGACCTTCCTTCCACACACAATATTTATGTTTTGGCACGTGACAACTCTAACTacattttcattctttttcagCATCTCTCCATTTCAATTTCCTAACCCTAAACTTATCAAATTCACGATGCCAAGGACCAGCAGCTGCTGCAGCAGACGCCTTCTCTCTGCGTTTTCATCTCATCTGGTAATGGCTTTTTCTGCTAATTCATTTTCTCTTCTTCATACTCCTTATTCCACCTCTGCAATAAAAAACTTTCATGATCTCATTTCTTCCTTCAATCATATGCTTCGTATGAATCCACCCCCTTCTGTTGTTCCATTCAACAAATTGTTATCTGCACTAGTTAGAATAAAGCATTTCCAGACTGTCCTATCTTTCTCCAACCAGATGGAGTTTATGGGAATTTCACCTAATGTTTATACTGCTTCTATTGTGATTAATTGCTTCTGTCATTTAGACCGAGTCGATTTTGGGTTCtctgttttggggaaaatgtaTAAACTTGGATTGGAGCCTAACATCATAACCTTTACTACTTTGATTAATGGGTTATGTAAACAGGGCAACCTTGTTGAAGCAGTAAATTGTTTTGACAATATAGTTTCCTTAGGATATCAACCAAATACACATACATATAATGTGATTGTTGATTGTCTGGCATTTGGTTTGCTTGAGGAAATGGTTGAGAGAGGTTGTGAGCCTAATGTGATGACATACAGTTCTATAATCGTCAGCCTTTGCAAGTATGGTCTCCTTAAGGGAGCATTTCACCTGTTCTCAAAGATTAAAAGTGAAGGAATTTTACCAAATGTTGTTACCTACAATTCTTTAATTCAATGTTTATGCTATTCGGATCAGTGGAGTAAAGCTTCTAAGTTGTTCAATGAAATGATGGATCTGAATATAGCACCAACTATAATTACTTTCAGTATCTTGGTTGATGAACTTGGTAAAGAAGGAATGGTGGATAAGGCCCGGTCTGTGGTTGGAATAATCATTCAGTGGGGTATGGAGCCTGAAGTTATTACTTACAACTCGTTGATAGATGGATGTTGTTTAGATAGGCAAATGCATCAAGCTAGGAATGTGTTTAATGTGATGATCAGAAAGGGTTGTAATCCTAATGTTTGAACTTATAGCATATTGATTCATTGGTATTGTAAATGGAGAATGATGGATGAGGCAGAACAACTTCTTGATGAAATGCTTTGTAGAGGCTTAACTCCTAACAACTATACTTATAATGCTTTTATAGGTGGCTTATGCCATACAAGAAGTCCTGGGGAAGCTCTGAAGTTTTTTAACAACTTGTGCTTAGGCGGCTATCTTCCAGATGTAGTTGGTTACTCAATTTTACTACACGGCTTCTGTGAACAGAAGAATTTTGATGTTGCCTTAGGGCTACTACATGAAATGAAGAAGTGCAAGTTGAAGCCTGACATATTTGTATATGGTATTCTAATGGATGGAATGTGCAAAGCTGGGAGGTTGAAAGATGCAAAGAAATTATTTTCCATGCTTTCTGTTGAAGGGTTGCAACCTAATGTTCATATATATACTATAATAATTAGTGGACTTTGTAGAGAAGGATTACTAGATGAAGCATACAATGTCTTTAGGGAAATGAAAGAAAATGGATGTTCACCTGATAGTTGCTCTTACAATGTGATTATTCAAGGATTTCTTCGACAGAAGAAGCTGTCCAAGGCAATAGAGCTTATTCATGAAATGCGCGATCATGGCTTTTCAGCAGATAACACCACACTAGCTTCGATAATGGATCTATCTAGCAAGAATGATGTCATCCTGAACAATCTGTGAATTCATCCTAAAGGATTTCACTTTACTGAAAGTGTATTTCTTTTTCGTTTAGTTTTAGTGAATGTAATTTGATTACTTGTTGAAGTATCTtgtatttcttttgttttagtTTTATGAAGCACCGATACTTCCCGGAGGTCACCGTACGCGTATCCGATACTCCGGGTGCGGGGATTCGCCGGGGATTCGCGGGGATACGTACGGGATTCGCCTGAGAAGTatccccttttttctttttctttttaaatgagGGGATACGCGGGGACACTTCGGGGACACGTCGGGGATactttagggtttttttttaaaaaactttgaaagtataagggtttttttttaaaaaaaactcagtaaatagaaggattaaaatgaaataatccAAGATTACTGGtatttgtggttttataatgacttgagagtattatttgtgtttttataatgactttatgaatatgatttgtgatttatatatttatgtatcttttgaattttcattataaatgatatatatattattaattatatataaaatttgccgtATCCCCGCCGTACccgtatctcatattttttagaaatgcCGTTTGCCGTACCCGTACGCGTACCCGCACCCGTATCGGTGCTTAGTGAATGTAATTTGATGACTTTTTGAAGTTTCTTTCAAATATGAGAAAAGTGTTTATTCGTGTTCTGTTGAATTAGCTAAACATATACTCCATTATCAGTTATGAAATTCTTATTGGAATCAAATGATGGTCTGCTATATCACTTATGTTGTGTGAAAGGTGTTGCTCTCTTTGTAAGTCTATTTTAATTAGTTTTGCAGTACTGATAGGATCAGAGCTgtggtaaaaaaaaaagctattttAGCAAAAATATCGAGTTCTTTTGGGTTGTCAAAAGGAGCCTTAAAATTTGATGATTCTAAGGAGCTTAAATACTGCAATATTTGAGCCCAGTATAACGTTAACAATATTTGGTGATGTTTACAAATGCGAGCATATCTAGAGCTCAGCATAAGATCTGTGTTGCCATAGACCTAAAGATTTGGAGAAGAATTCCAAGTCATGTTTCTATGATTCCCCAAATAAACTGGGAATCAGGTGGGCATCTCCAGGAATTAGGACACTGCAGTCAAGTCTAAATGTTTGCTCTAAATGATATTCCAATTTCACAGTAATTAACAAAAGTAAACTAATTGTACTTGTGTACATCTGCAAGTTCATTATTTTCTGTGTGTGATCCTATCCTAGGCCAAAAATCTATTTTCTGCGTTGAGATGATGTATTACAATCGATGCATATGTGGCTATTCAATCTTTGGTAGAATATCTATGTTTCTTCTACAATGCAAAGCAAAAGTAGGATCAGATTAGTCTTTTGCATTCACTTGGCAAAAAATCTGTAACATGTTATTGTATTTTTCAGGAAGCCCTTGATGGTATTGAATTTGCAAGAGCTGACTCTAACTCTACATAGAGCTCCCTACGAGCTGCATTGGGACACCCATAGCCGTTTGATTTGGAATATGTTGCCGTCGGGAATGAGGATTGTGGAAATAAAAATTATCGAGGTTTGCATTATATTTTGTAACTCCATGGTTTTATCTTGTTAGGCAGTCTTTTAGTTGCACTTGGTGAAGCTGCTTTACTCATCGGGCTGAACGACAGGTTTGCTTTAGTTACTCAGAACTTGCATCTacattaatacaaaattaatttgataaattaaatgAAATTTCTGATAACGTTATTTCCCCACGCGTTTTTTGGAATGAAAGAGTGAAcaatttataattcataatGTTCTTGATAAGTATTGGCATATCTTCCTCTGATGTTCTTAGTTCAAATTCAGTTCCTATTTGAACGGCAATGGATTGACTTCTCTATTTACACAGTTGTAGTGATGTTGTCGAGATGGTGAGCAATGCACCACTTTTTGTGCATACCAATGATCGGAGGTAATTTCTCGATTTCACAAGAGCTTAGCATGGTTGACATGAACTTTTATTCCATTCTGACACTCAGTACTGGAAAACGAATGTTGAAGGTGGAACCCAGATGCTATTGTCTTTAACGCCTCTCACGTATAAGGAACACATAGCTATTTGGGTACAACGTTTCTTTACAGTTTCAAGTGGAGCAACTCTTCTCAATGCCACCCTTCAGACAGATTCTTCTGCTTTATTAATTGCATCTTCAATCGTCTGGCAGAAATCTGCTGATGGTGAAAAGTACCTGAAAATAAAGGTAACAGTTTTGTTGATGTAGTTAATAAGTTTGAGATGGAAAGACATCTAGTAAGTTATGCAAAGGGAA is drawn from Euphorbia lathyris chromosome 9, ddEupLath1.1, whole genome shotgun sequence and contains these coding sequences:
- the LOC136206997 gene encoding uncharacterized protein isoform X1 — encoded protein: MHHFLCIPMIGGGTQMLLSLTPLTYKEHIAIWVQRFFTVSSGATLLNATLQTDSSALLIASSIVWQKSADGEKYLKIKGIWKLFFSAITQIHLLILPSLLADKVGSSQSWTTCMNRFRKHRFLDL
- the LOC136206997 gene encoding uncharacterized protein isoform X2, which gives rise to MLLSLTPLTYKEHIAIWVQRFFTVSSGATLLNATLQTDSSALLIASSIVWQKSADGEKYLKIKGIWKLFFSAITQIHLLILPSLLADKVGSSQSWTTCMNRFRKHRFLDL